In bacterium 336/3, the following proteins share a genomic window:
- a CDS encoding kynurenine 3-monooxygenase, with protein MKVCIIGGGLAGSLLSIYMARRGYDVEVFEKRTDSRIKGYEGGRSINLALSHRGIRALKELGVTEQILPLAIPMHGRMVHDLQGNQAFFPYGKDNSEYINSISRGGLNEALISIAEKYKHVKFHFETPCQDIDFETNTVYFKNSKTQADLIIATDGAGSIIRHKMIDTEKISENIDFLDHGYKELEIPAGQNESFLIDKHSLHIWGRDSFLLIALPNLNGSFTVTLFLQNKGDESFETLDTHEKAKAFFKKYFPDALALMPDFEEDFFKNPVGVLATLKAYPWVINRTLILGDAAHAVVPFYGQGMNASFEDCIIFNDLIDEYKEDWDKILSIYQERRKKDTDAIADLAVENFYEMRDKVNDEEFQRMRKLEHILENTYPEYHSKYSMVTFHPEFPYSFAKAKGNKQNEYLLNLCKNITDIQKINIQDVYEKLKNLS; from the coding sequence ATGAAAGTATGTATCATTGGTGGAGGCTTAGCAGGCTCTTTACTATCTATTTATATGGCTCGCCGTGGCTATGATGTTGAAGTTTTTGAGAAACGTACAGACAGCAGAATAAAGGGTTATGAAGGTGGTCGTTCTATTAATTTGGCTCTCTCTCACAGAGGTATTAGAGCATTGAAAGAATTGGGGGTTACTGAACAGATTTTGCCCCTTGCTATTCCTATGCATGGAAGAATGGTTCACGATTTACAAGGAAATCAAGCATTTTTTCCCTATGGAAAAGATAACTCTGAGTACATCAACTCTATTTCTCGTGGTGGATTGAATGAAGCTCTTATCAGTATTGCTGAGAAGTATAAACATGTAAAATTTCACTTTGAGACTCCCTGTCAAGACATTGATTTTGAAACAAATACAGTATATTTCAAGAATTCAAAAACTCAAGCAGATTTAATTATTGCAACTGATGGAGCTGGTTCTATCATTCGTCATAAAATGATTGATACTGAAAAAATTAGTGAAAATATTGATTTTCTTGATCATGGTTATAAAGAGTTGGAAATCCCTGCTGGCCAAAATGAAAGCTTTCTAATAGACAAACACTCTCTACATATTTGGGGACGAGATTCCTTTTTATTGATTGCATTGCCCAATCTCAATGGAAGTTTTACAGTTACATTGTTTTTACAAAATAAAGGAGACGAAAGCTTTGAAACGCTTGATACACATGAAAAAGCAAAGGCATTTTTCAAGAAATATTTTCCTGATGCATTAGCTCTGATGCCAGATTTTGAGGAAGATTTCTTCAAAAATCCTGTTGGAGTACTCGCTACCCTCAAAGCATATCCTTGGGTGATAAATAGAACTTTAATTTTAGGAGATGCGGCTCATGCTGTTGTACCATTTTACGGACAAGGGATGAATGCTTCTTTTGAAGATTGCATTATTTTCAATGATTTGATTGATGAATACAAAGAAGATTGGGATAAAATTCTTTCTATTTATCAGGAAAGGCGTAAAAAGGATACAGATGCTATTGCAGACCTTGCTGTTGAAAATTTTTATGAAATGAGAGATAAGGTTAATGACGAGGAGTTCCAACGAATGAGAAAATTGGAGCATATTTTAGAAAATACTTATCCTGAGTATCATTCCAAATATTCAATGGTAACATTTCATCCAGAATTTCCTTATTCTTTTGCAAAAGCAAAAGGGAATAAGCAAAATGAATATCTTTTGAATCTCTGTAAAAACATTACAGATATACAGAAAATTAATATTCAAGATGTTTATGAAAAACTAAAAAATCTTTCATAA
- a CDS encoding cell division protein FtsB, giving the protein MYLNNRLFLILLGNVLFLIAAFPMPFLLPPAKVSVLVTIGLIGLDALLLYAGNGKVMGKRKTGEKLSNGDENIIHIELKSSYLTPMYVKIIDELPEQLQKRDFKLLDTLYPKEIKKITYTIRPTKRGEYEFGRLNVFVSSLLGLVARKFIFSENVSVPVYPAFLQLRKYELLAISNRLSELGIKKIRRIGNNREFEQIKEYVQGDDMRTINWKATARRNNLMVNHYQDERSQHIYSIIDKGRTMKMPFESLSLLDYAINSALVISKIALLKDDKAGLITFGHKIDSFVSPNKDFMQMNKILEALYKQKTAYKEANFEKLYITIKHQIKQRSLILLYTNFESLSSMERQLSFLRKIAAHHVLVVIFFHNTELDSLINSQVENTEEIYHQTIAEKLAFEKKLIVKELQKHGIQVVLTKPQNLTVNTINKYLEIKAKAMI; this is encoded by the coding sequence TTGTATCTTAATAATCGCCTCTTTCTTATACTTTTAGGCAATGTGCTATTTTTGATAGCTGCATTTCCAATGCCTTTTTTGTTACCCCCTGCAAAAGTTAGTGTATTAGTCACCATCGGACTAATAGGGCTTGATGCTTTATTGCTCTATGCAGGCAATGGTAAAGTTATGGGTAAAAGAAAAACAGGTGAGAAACTCTCTAATGGAGATGAAAATATCATTCATATTGAGTTAAAAAGCTCTTATCTTACTCCTATGTACGTCAAGATTATTGATGAGCTTCCTGAACAACTACAAAAACGTGATTTCAAATTATTAGATACACTTTATCCCAAAGAAATCAAAAAAATCACTTATACCATACGCCCAACCAAAAGAGGTGAATATGAATTTGGAAGATTAAATGTTTTTGTATCTTCATTGTTGGGCTTAGTAGCTCGTAAATTTATTTTTTCTGAAAATGTTTCTGTTCCTGTTTATCCTGCCTTTTTACAACTCAGGAAATATGAATTACTCGCTATATCAAACAGATTAAGTGAACTGGGCATCAAAAAAATAAGAAGAATTGGCAACAATAGGGAATTTGAACAAATCAAAGAGTATGTACAAGGTGATGATATGAGAACTATCAACTGGAAGGCTACAGCAAGACGTAATAACCTCATGGTCAATCATTATCAAGATGAACGTTCACAGCATATTTATAGCATTATTGATAAAGGTAGAACTATGAAGATGCCTTTTGAGAGTTTAAGTTTACTAGATTATGCTATCAATTCGGCTTTGGTTATTTCTAAAATTGCCCTACTAAAAGATGATAAGGCAGGTTTAATTACATTTGGACATAAAATAGATAGCTTTGTAAGCCCTAATAAAGATTTTATGCAGATGAATAAAATCTTGGAAGCATTATATAAACAAAAGACAGCTTATAAAGAGGCAAATTTTGAGAAACTTTATATTACTATTAAACACCAAATAAAGCAAAGAAGTCTTATTTTGCTTTATACCAACTTCGAATCCTTATCTTCTATGGAAAGGCAACTTTCTTTTTTGAGAAAAATTGCAGCACATCATGTTTTGGTTGTTATATTTTTTCATAATACAGAGTTAGATAGCCTTATCAATTCACAAGTAGAAAATACTGAAGAAATATATCATCAAACTATCGCAGAAAAACTCGCTTTTGAAAAAAAATTAATTGTAAAGGAACTTCAAAAACATGGTATTCAAGTAGTACTTACAAAACCTCAAAATCTAACTGTTAATACCATTAATAAATACTTAGAAATAAAAGCAAAAGCAATGATATAA
- a CDS encoding kynureninase, with amino-acid sequence MLPYENSLSFAQKLDSQDTLKSFRDYFFIPQYQNKDVVYLCGNSLGLQPKNTLKALEKELTKWEKFGVEGHFEGDQAWWQFRKPIKPLVASLLGVDGSEVTIMNNLTTNLHLMLVSFYQPQGKRTKILMEAGAFPSDQYALETHLISRGINPQENIVEIAPRSGEHTLKTTDILQTIENIGDELALIMFGGVNYYTGQAFEMDKITQKGHEVGAMVGFDLAHAIGNLPLNLSDWGVDFAVWCSYKYLNSSPGGVSGVFIHKKHHQSNLPRFGGWWGQIEEERFLMKKGFKPIPEADGWQLSNEPILPMAVHQVSLEIFKEAGFDNLVAKSKLLTGYLYYLLTNYAQEYIDVITPSELPHRGCQLSLFAKKDGKKLHQYLMQQGIITDWREPNVIRMAPVPLYNTFEDVYKAVNSVVNFYQS; translated from the coding sequence ATGCTACCTTACGAAAATTCTTTGTCATTTGCCCAAAAACTTGATAGTCAAGATACTTTAAAAAGTTTTCGTGATTACTTTTTTATTCCTCAATACCAAAATAAAGATGTAGTTTATCTCTGTGGCAATTCTTTGGGCCTACAACCAAAAAACACCCTAAAAGCTCTTGAAAAAGAGCTAACCAAATGGGAAAAATTTGGTGTAGAGGGGCATTTTGAAGGAGACCAAGCATGGTGGCAATTTAGAAAACCCATAAAACCCTTGGTTGCAAGTTTATTGGGAGTTGATGGCTCAGAAGTAACCATCATGAATAATTTAACAACAAACTTACATCTCATGTTGGTCAGTTTTTACCAACCACAAGGTAAAAGAACAAAAATCTTGATGGAAGCAGGGGCTTTCCCTTCTGATCAATATGCTTTAGAAACACATCTGATTAGTAGGGGCATCAATCCGCAAGAAAATATTGTAGAAATAGCTCCCAGAAGTGGAGAACATACTCTTAAAACAACAGATATTCTTCAGACAATCGAAAATATTGGTGATGAATTAGCTCTTATTATGTTTGGAGGTGTAAATTATTATACTGGTCAAGCATTTGAAATGGATAAGATTACTCAAAAAGGGCATGAAGTTGGTGCTATGGTAGGCTTTGATTTAGCTCATGCCATTGGAAATTTACCCTTAAATTTGAGTGATTGGGGCGTAGATTTTGCCGTTTGGTGTTCTTACAAATACCTCAATTCGAGCCCTGGTGGCGTATCAGGAGTATTTATTCATAAAAAACATCATCAAAGTAATTTGCCACGTTTCGGGGGTTGGTGGGGGCAAATAGAAGAAGAACGTTTTTTAATGAAAAAAGGCTTTAAACCCATTCCAGAAGCGGATGGATGGCAATTATCAAATGAGCCTATCTTACCAATGGCTGTACACCAAGTTTCTTTAGAAATTTTTAAAGAAGCTGGTTTTGATAATTTAGTTGCAAAAAGTAAGCTTCTAACAGGTTATTTGTACTATTTGCTTACAAATTATGCTCAAGAATATATAGACGTGATTACACCATCAGAATTACCTCATAGAGGTTGTCAGCTATCTTTATTTGCTAAAAAAGATGGAAAAAAGTTGCATCAATATCTCATGCAACAGGGCATTATTACTGATTGGCGAGAGCCAAATGTCATTCGAATGGCTCCAGTTCCTTTATACAATACTTTTGAAGATGTTTATAAAGCAGTCAATAGTGTTGTTAATTTTTATCAATCTTAA
- a CDS encoding Clp protease ClpB: MNFNRYTIKSQELIQQASQIALGNQQPIIETGHLLKALLGADENTINFLFNKTGSNKNLVATKLEELIPTYPKSSGESPYLSNEAAAALQKAERYLSEFKDEFVAIEHILLGLLSGKDKTAQILKDSGFSEKPLIQAIKDLRGNTRVTDQNAEAKYKSLERYSKNLNDLARKGKIDPVIGRDEEIRRVLQILSRRTKNNPILLGEPGVGKTAIVEGLAQRIVNGDVPENLKSKTIVALDMGLLVAGAKYKGEFEERLKSVIKEVTDSEGEIVLFIDEIHTLIGAGAGGDSAMDAANLLKPALARGELHAIGATTLNEYQKYIEKDKALERRFQAVTVDEPNIQDAISILRGIKEKYELHHGVRIKDDAIIAAVELSSRYIADRFLPDKAIDLMDEAAAKLRLEIDSMPEELDEVNRRIMQLEIEREAIRREKDIEKENILSKEIAEFSTKRDSLMAKWKTEKDIVDKIRAEKENIENYKFEAEQAERSGDYGKVAELRYGKILESENFLKAYQQQLKEMQGENSMLKEEVTAENIAEIVGKWTGIPVQKMLQSEREKLLYLEDELSKRVAGQSQAIQAIADAVRRSRAGLHDPKRPIGSFLFLGTTGVGKTELAKTLAEYLFNDENNMVRIDMSEYQESHAVSRLIGAPPGYVGYDEGGQLTEAVRRKPYSVILLDEIEKAHSDVFNILLQVLDEGRLTDNKGRTANFKNTIIIMTSNMGSQIIQGNFAKITEANEFDVIEDTKEQVVNLLKKQIRPEFLNRIDEIVMFRPLNKKDIVKIIDIQLNGIKVLLKENDIEIEFEPKVKELLADVGFDAEFGARPLKRAIQKRILNELSKDILAGKIQKDAIILVTTDEFDRIVFENVVKQEQL, from the coding sequence ATGAACTTCAATCGTTATACAATCAAAAGTCAAGAACTGATTCAACAAGCAAGTCAAATAGCTTTAGGAAATCAACAACCCATTATCGAAACAGGGCATTTACTCAAAGCTCTTTTGGGTGCTGATGAAAATACTATCAATTTTTTATTCAATAAAACAGGTTCAAACAAGAATTTGGTTGCAACCAAATTAGAAGAACTTATACCTACTTATCCAAAATCTTCTGGAGAAAGTCCATATCTTTCCAATGAGGCTGCAGCTGCCTTGCAAAAAGCAGAACGCTACTTATCTGAATTTAAAGATGAATTTGTTGCTATTGAACATATTCTTTTGGGTTTACTCTCAGGCAAAGACAAAACAGCACAAATATTAAAAGATTCGGGTTTCTCAGAAAAGCCTCTTATACAAGCTATTAAAGATTTAAGAGGGAATACTCGTGTAACAGACCAGAATGCTGAAGCAAAATATAAATCTTTAGAACGTTATTCTAAAAACTTAAACGACCTTGCTCGTAAAGGCAAAATAGACCCCGTAATTGGTAGAGATGAGGAAATCAGAAGAGTTTTACAAATTCTTTCGAGAAGAACCAAAAATAACCCCATTCTTTTGGGCGAACCAGGGGTTGGTAAAACTGCTATTGTAGAAGGTCTTGCCCAACGTATTGTAAATGGAGATGTTCCTGAAAATCTTAAATCTAAAACTATTGTAGCCTTAGATATGGGTCTTTTGGTGGCAGGAGCTAAATACAAAGGAGAATTTGAAGAACGCTTAAAATCTGTAATTAAAGAAGTTACAGATTCTGAAGGAGAAATTGTTTTATTTATAGATGAAATTCATACACTTATTGGAGCAGGTGCAGGAGGAGATTCGGCAATGGATGCCGCCAATTTGCTCAAACCAGCTCTGGCTCGTGGTGAGTTGCATGCTATTGGAGCAACAACTCTCAATGAATATCAAAAATATATAGAAAAAGACAAAGCCCTTGAACGCCGTTTCCAAGCTGTTACAGTAGATGAGCCCAACATACAAGATGCAATTTCAATTTTAAGAGGTATCAAAGAAAAATACGAATTACATCATGGTGTTCGTATTAAAGATGATGCCATTATTGCTGCTGTAGAACTTTCAAGTCGTTATATTGCTGATAGATTTTTACCTGATAAAGCTATTGACCTGATGGATGAAGCTGCTGCTAAACTCCGTTTGGAAATAGACTCTATGCCAGAAGAATTGGACGAAGTCAATCGTAGAATTATGCAATTAGAGATTGAAAGAGAGGCTATTAGAAGAGAAAAAGACATAGAAAAAGAAAATATCCTTTCAAAAGAAATTGCAGAGTTTTCTACCAAACGTGATAGCCTGATGGCAAAATGGAAAACTGAAAAAGATATTGTTGATAAAATACGTGCAGAAAAAGAAAATATAGAAAATTATAAATTTGAGGCTGAACAAGCTGAACGTAGTGGTGATTATGGAAAAGTTGCTGAATTGCGTTATGGTAAAATTTTGGAAAGTGAGAATTTTTTAAAAGCATATCAGCAACAACTCAAAGAAATGCAAGGAGAAAACTCCATGCTCAAAGAAGAAGTAACAGCTGAAAATATTGCTGAAATAGTAGGAAAATGGACAGGAATCCCTGTTCAGAAAATGTTACAGTCTGAAAGAGAAAAATTATTATACCTTGAAGATGAACTTTCTAAACGTGTGGCAGGACAAAGCCAAGCTATTCAGGCAATCGCAGATGCTGTAAGACGTAGTAGAGCAGGCTTACACGACCCCAAACGTCCTATTGGTTCGTTTTTGTTCTTGGGTACAACAGGGGTTGGTAAAACGGAACTTGCCAAAACACTTGCTGAGTATCTGTTCAATGACGAAAATAATATGGTCAGAATAGATATGAGTGAGTACCAAGAAAGTCATGCTGTAAGCCGTCTGATAGGAGCTCCTCCAGGTTATGTGGGTTATGATGAGGGTGGACAACTCACAGAAGCTGTTCGTAGAAAACCTTATAGTGTTATTCTTTTAGATGAAATAGAAAAAGCTCATTCTGATGTGTTTAATATTTTATTACAAGTATTAGACGAGGGAAGATTAACAGACAATAAAGGCAGAACGGCAAATTTCAAGAATACGATTATCATTATGACTTCAAATATGGGTTCGCAGATTATTCAAGGGAATTTTGCAAAAATTACAGAAGCCAATGAGTTTGATGTGATAGAAGATACCAAAGAACAAGTGGTTAATTTGTTGAAGAAACAAATCCGACCAGAGTTCTTGAACCGTATTGATGAAATAGTAATGTTTAGACCACTCAACAAAAAAGATATTGTCAAAATCATTGATATTCAATTAAATGGAATAAAAGTATTGCTCAAGGAGAATGATATAGAGATTGAATTTGAACCCAAAGTAAAAGAGTTACTTGCAGATGTAGGATTTGATGCTGAATTTGGAGCAAGACCACTCAAAAGGGCTATCCAAAAACGAATACTCAATGAACTTAGTAAAGATATTTTGGCAGGTAAAATTCAAAAAGATGCTATTATACTTGTTACTACTGACGAATTTGATAGGATTGTATTTGAAAATGTAGTAAAACAAGAGCAATTATAA